A window of the Cynocephalus volans isolate mCynVol1 chromosome 10, mCynVol1.pri, whole genome shotgun sequence genome harbors these coding sequences:
- the FAM174C gene encoding protein FAM174C — protein sequence MGPRVLPPFLPLLLLLLSARLCRAQEAAPSPPTVTNGSHPGAPANSTKVLAPDAPGSPLLRAFCVLVGLSALAALYFLIRAFRLKKPQRSRYGLLANTEDPTEMASVDSDKETVFETKNLR from the exons ATGGGGCCGCGCGTGCTGCCGCCGTTCCTGccgctgctgctactgctgctgtccGCGCGGCTGTGTAGGGCCCAGGAGGCCGCGCCGTCGCCGCCCACCGTGACAAACGGCAGCCATCCGGGTGCGCCGGCCAACAGCACGAAGGTGCTGGCGCCTGACGCACCGGGCTCGCCGCTGCTGCGCGCCTTCTGCGTGCTCGTGGGCCTCAGCGCGCTGGCCGCACTCTACTTCCTCATCCGGGCCTTCag GTTGAAGAAGCCGCAGCGGAGCAGATACGGCCTCCTGGCCAACACTGAGGACCCCACTGAGATGGCCTCCGTGGACAGCGACAAGGAGACTGTTTTTGAGACGAAGAATCTGAGATG A
- the CIRBP gene encoding cold-inducible RNA-binding protein, whose product MASDEGKLFVGGLSFDTNEQSLEQVFSKYGQISEVVVVKDRETQRSRGFGFVTFENIDDAKDAMMAMNGKSVDGRQIRVDQAGKSSDNRSRGYRGGSAGGRGFFRGGRGRGRGFSRGGGDRGYGGSRFESRSGGYGGSRDYYSSRSQGGYGDRSSGGSYRDSYDSYATHNE is encoded by the exons ATGGCATCAGATGAAGGCAAGCTTTTCGTTGGAGGGCTGAGTTTTGACACCAATGAGCAGTCGCTGGAGCAGGTTTTCTCAAAATATGGACAGATCTCTGAAG TGGTGGTCGTGAAAGACAGGGAGACCCAGCGATCTCGGGGGTTTGGTTTTGTCACCTTTGAGAACATCGATGACGCCAAGGACGCCATGATGGCCATGAATGGGAAG TCTGTAGATGGGCGGCAGATCAGAGTTGACCAGGCAGGCAAGTCGTCTGACAACCGATCCCGTGGGTACCGAGGTGGCTCTGCCGGAGGCCGGGGCTTCTTCCGCGGAGGCCGAGGCCGGGGCCGTGGGTTCTCCAGAG GAGGAGGGGACCGAGGCTATGGGGGCAGCCGGTTCGAGTCCAGGAGTGGGGGCTACGGAGGCTCCAGAGACTACTACAGCAG CCGGAGTCAGGGTGGCTATGGTGACCGGAGCTCGGGTGGGTCCTACAGAGACAGCTACGACAGTTACG CTACACACAACGAGTAA